Genomic window (Arthrobacter sp. StoSoilA2):
GACGCAGGTTGGCCCGTACTCCCTTGACCAGGCCCGGACGCTGGAGGAGCTCGCAGAAGAACTCGAGGTTCTGGAGATGTCCCTGGCAGCACGCTCGCTGATGCCCAACCGGGAGCTCAGCGAAGAAGAAACTACCGAGATCTCCTTCGGCCGGCGCATCGCCGCGGGGCCAGGAGCAGGAACACCGGACGCCGCCACGGCCGAAAAGCCTGCCGCAGCGTTCGCGCCGTCGGGAGAGCTGGTGGCCCTGCTGGCCGATACCGGGAGCTTCGCGAAGCCTGTGCTGGTCTTTGCCCCCGGAACCGGAACCGCCACGGTCGGCGAGGAAAAGTAGGCATGGACGGCTATTTCTACTCCATCCTTATTGTTGGTTTGGTATCCACGATCGCGTGCGTCGTGGCAGGCTTGATGAAGAAGGCCCCAAACGACGTCACCATCTTCTCCGTGCTGGCCGTAGAGCTGGCCCTGCTGGTCTACCTGGTTGGTTCGATTGTCCGGGTTGCCGTGGGTGAACGGATGGCCGGTGAAGCCTGGGAGTTCTGGGGATACCTGATCACAGCGTTGATGATCCCGCTGGGGGCCGTGTACTGGGCCATCCTTGAGCGGACCCGCTGGAGCAACTTCGTCCTGGCGGCGGTGGGCGTCACAGCGCTCGTCATGGCTGCCCGCATGAATCAGATCTGGTACTGACCTTGAAGGAAAAACGAAACATGACTGGAACCGAGACTGAGGCAAACGCCGGCCGGACACCCCAAAAAGACACACGGAACACCGGCCCTGGGCGCTTGCTGATCGCGGTCTATGCCGTCTTCGCACTCTCAGCCACTGCCCGGGCCGGCTATCAGATTGCCACCAAGTTTGCCGAAGCTCCGCTGGCGCATATCCTGTCTGCGTTCGCCGCCGTCGTCTATGTCGTAGCCACCATCTCGCTGGCAAAACCGGGCCGCACCTGGTTCAAAGTGTCGTTGGCCGCGGTACTTGTGGAACTGCTCGGCGTGCTGGTGGTTGGAGCCATAAGCCTCTTCGATCCCGTGGCTTTCCCCCATGACACTGTGTGGTCGCTGTTTGGACGCGGTTATGGTTTTGTCCCGCTCATGCTGCCCGTCCTCGGACTCCTGTGGTTGAACAAGAGGCGGCCGTCCAAAGCGAATAGCCACAGCGGGTAACCTTAGAATGTTCCGGCGCCGGGAGGTTGCCGGGCGGAACGAATATCTGCAGTAAAAGGCGAGGTTGATGGTCCACATCTGGAACGATCCCACCGAAGTCCCCAGGGACTTCGGACCAACAGTCGTTACCATCGGGAACTTTGACGGCGTCCATCGTGGCCACCAGCATGTTCTCGCGCAACTGACGAACACCGCCAGGCGTCACCACATCCCGTCAGTGGCCGTGACCTTCGATCCCCACCCCGCCCAGGTCCACCGCCCGGAGTCGGCCCCGGAGCTGATCATGGGCCTCCAGGACAAACTGGACGCCCTCGGCGAAACAGGGGTGGACGCTGTCCTGGTCATGAAATACACGCTGGACCTCGCGTCCATGACGCCCATCGAGTTCGTCCGCCAAATCCTCCTCCAGTCCCTTCACGCTGCGCACGTCGTGGTTGGCCACGATCTCCGCTTCGGCGCAGGGAATGTGGGAGACGTCGTCACCATGCAGGAACTCGGCGAGCAGTTGGGCTTTGGCGTCCAGGTTGTCAATGAGTATGGCGCAGGAGGCTTCCCGGTCCACGAAGACGGGGATGCCGACCGCCGTTGCTCCTCCACCTGGGTGCGGGAAGCTTTGTCCGAAGGCGACGTCGTAACGGCAGCCGCCGTCCTGGGACGTCCCCACCGCATGCGCGGCGAGGTGGTTCATGGAGCTGCCCGCGGGAGGAACCTCGGTTTTCCCACCGCCAACCTTTCGCATGATTCCACAGGGTACGTACCAGCCGACGGTATCTATGCAGGCTGGTTGATAGACCAGTCCGGAACGCGGTGGCCCGCCGCCATCTCCGTTGGCTCCAACCCCACGTTCGACGGTGTGAGCCGACAAGTGGAGGCCCACGTTATTGACCGTCCCGAGGAGAACGTGGAGGACTTTGACCTCTACGGCCAGACTGTTGCGGTCGAATTTACCCAGCGCCTCCGCGGAATGGTGGCATATCGCGGGCCCGAGGCCCTGGTGGAGCAGATGTGCCTGGATGTAGCCCAGGCACACGAGCTGCTGACCCGGCGCTAGCGGTATTTCGACAACAATGCTGACCTGCCGGTAAACTGTTAGTGGATCCGGCTGCAGTCCGTGGCGGCTGGACCTGTTTTTGTGTGCGGAGACGCATCGGAAGCAACCCGTCAGCGAGGCGCTGCACCGGGAGGCACGGCACAACTCTAGGAGTTCACGTGGCACTTGACGCCGCTGTAAAGCAGTCCATCATCAAGGAATACGCAACCTCTGAAGGCGACACCGGTTCGCCCGAGGTCCAGGTTGCAGTCCTGACCCAGCGGATCAAGGATCTGACTGAGCACATGAAGGAGCACAAGCACGACTTCCACACCCAGCGCGGTCTGCTGGCCATGGTTGGTCGTCGCAAGCGCATGCTTTCCTACCTGAAGAACACTGACATCGCCCGCTACCGTTCGCTCATTGAGCGCCTCGGCCTGCGCCGCTAGTCTGCCTTTGGGGGCGGCCCGATCCCTCGCGGAACGGGCCGCCTTCTTCAAAAACAACTAAAAAAAGGAATCAACCGCATCGCGCATTCGCGGTCCTCGGTAGTGATTCCCGGGAAGAAATCGGCGACGATTTGCCCGTGGATCTCGATCGATGACCGGGTGTCGTACAGGCCAGGAATAAAGAAGAGGCCTGGGTTGATGCGGCGGACTTCCGCTAAATCAGAAACGGAGGTGACTCTCATGGAGGGTCCCGAAATCCAGTTCTCCGAAGCGATTATTGACAACGGCCGTTTTGGCAAGCGTGTCATCCGCTTTGAAACCGGCCGCCTTGCCAAGCAGGCTGCCGGCGCTTCGATGGTCTACATCGACGAAGACACCGCACTCCTCTCGGCAACCACCGCAGGCAAGCAGCCGCGCGAAGGCTTCGACTTCTTCCCGCTGACGGTTGACGTCGAAGAGCGTATGTATGCTGCCGGCCGTATCCCGGGCTCGTTCTTCCGCCGTGAAGGCCGCCCCTCCACGGAAGCCATCCTGGCTTGCCGCCTGATGGACCGCCCGCTGCGCCCGGCCTTCGTGAAGGGCCTGCGCAACGAGGTCCAGATCGTTGTGACCGTCCTGGCGATCAACCCCGACGAGCTCTACGACGTCGTGGCCATCAACGCGTCTTCCATGTCCACGCAGCTCTCCGGCCTCCCGTTCTCCGGCCCGATCGGTGGCGTCCGCGTTGCCCTCATCGCCGACGAACAGGGCTCACAGTGGGTTGCCTTCCCCAAGCACTCCCAGCTTGAGAACGCCGTGTTCAACATGGTTGTTGCCGGCCGCATCGCAGGCGACGACGTCGCCATCATGATGGTTGAAGCCGAAGCAACCGACAACTCCTGGAACCTCATCAAGGAACAGGGCGCAACTGCTCCCACCGAAGAAGTTGTTTCCGAGGGCCTCGAAGCCGCAAAGCCATTCATCAAGGCTCTCTGCGAAGCCCAGGCCGATCTTGCTGCCCGTGCAGCGAAGCCGACCGTCGAGTTCCCGGTCTTCCTGGACTACCAGGACGACGTCTACGCTGCCGTTGAGGCCGCTGCCGCTGACAAGCTGGCTGCTGTCTTCCAGATCGCTGACAAGCAGGACCGCGACAACGCCTCCGACGAGCTCAAGGATGAGGTCCTTGGCTCACTTGCCGGCCAGTTCGAAGGCCGCGAGAAGGAGCTGTCCGCAGCTTTCCGCTCGGTCACCAAGCACGTTGTGCGCCAGCGCATCCTCAAGGACCAGGTCCGCATCGACGGCCGTGGCCTGACGGATATCCGCCAGCTCACCGCAGAGGTCGAAGTTCTGCCCCGCGTTCACGGTTCGGCCATCTTCGAACGTGGCGAGACCCAGATCATGGGCGTCACCACGCTGAACATGCTCAAGATGGAGCAGCAGATCGACTCGTTGTCGCCGGTAACGCGCAAGCGCTACATGCACAACTACAACTTCCCGCCGTACTCCACCGGTGAAACCGGCCGCGTCGGTTCCCCGAAGCGCCGCGAAATCGGCCACGGTGCCCTCGCTGAGCGCGCCCTGGTACCGGTTCTGCCTACCCGTGAAGAGTTCCCTTACGCCATCCGCCAGGTATCCGAGGCCCTCGGTTCCAACGGTTCGACGTCCATGGGTTCGGTGTGTGCTTCGACGCTCTCGATGCTCAACGCAGGTGTCCCGCTGAAGGCAGCTGTTGCCGGTATCGCCATGGGCCTGGTTTCCGACCAGGTTGACGGTCAGACCCGCTACGCAGCCCTGACCGACATCCTCGGCGCCGAAGACGCCTTCGGCGACATGGACTTCAAGGTTGCCGGTACGTCCGAGTTCGTCACGGCCATCCAGCTGGACACCAAGCTCGACGGCATCCCCGCTTCCGTGCTGGCAGCAGCGCTGAAGCAGGCCCGCGAAGCCCGCCTCCACATTCTTGAGGTCATCAACGCAGCGATCGACACCCCGGATGAGCTCTCCGAGTTCGCCCCCCGCGTCATCGCCGTGAAGATCCCCGTAGACAAGATCGGCGAGGTCATTGGCCCCAAGGGCAAGATGATCAACCAGATCCAGGAAGACACGGGCGCGGACATCTCCATCGAAGATGACGGCACGGTCTACATTGGCGCCACCAACGGTCCGTCTGCTGATGCAGCACGTTCCGCTATCAACGCCATCGCCAACCCGCAGGTACCGGAAATCGGTGAGCGCTACTTGGGCACGGTCGTCAAGACCACCACGTTCGGCGCATTCGTTTCCCTTACCCCGGGCAAGGACGGCCTGCTGCACATCTCCGAGCTCCGCAAGCTCGCCAACGGCAAGCGCGTGGACAACGTTGATGACGTCGTCTCGGTGGGCCAGAAGGTCCAGGTCGAAATCACCAAGATCGACGACCGCGGAAAGCTTTCCCTCTCCCCGGTTGTTGCCGAGGAAGAAGGCGCAGCCTCCGAGGAAGCTGCAGAAGAAGCCGAAGTTTCCGCAGAGTAGTCTGTAAGCAGTACCCGGAGGGGCCGGTGGGCTGAAAGGTCCACGGGCCCCTCTGGCTTTACCCGAAAGGTCTTAATGACTGTCGTACCCTTGCCGTTGGAGCAGACACTTCCCGGCGGCGACCTCATCCATGGTGCCGAGGGCGGTTCCGTCGTACGGCGTTCGGTCCTGCCCGGCGGCGTCCGCGTCCTCACCGAGGCAATGCCCGGGCAGCGTTCGGCCACCATCGGATTCTGGGTGGCAGTCGGTTCCCGCGACGAGGCCGATGGTCAGCATGGTTCCACGCACTTCCTGGAACATCTCCTGTTCAAGGGCACCAAGCGCCGTACCGCCTTGGAAATTGCTTCAGCCTTTGATGAGGTGGGTGGCGAGTCCAACGCTGCGACTGCCAAGGAAAGTACCTGTTACTTTGCCCGGGTGCTCGATTCGGACCTGCCGATGGCCATCGACGTCATAGCGGACATGATCACCGGCGCTGTCCTGGATCCGGCGGAGCTGGAACAGGAACGGGACGTCATTCTTGAAGAAATCGCCATGGACAGCGATGACCCAACAGACGTGGCCCACGAAAAATTTGTTGCAGCCGTGCTCGGCAGCCATCCGCTCGCGCGTCCTATCGGCGGAACTCCGGACGCCATCAAGGCCGTTGCAAGGGACTCGGTCTGGGAGCACTACCAGCGCTACTACCGTCCGGAAGAACTGGTTATCACCGCGGCTGGCGGCTTGGACCATGACGTCGTCTGCGATCTCGTGCAGAAGGCGTTGGAAGCAGCAGGCTGGCACCTGGATCCGGAAGCAGCTCCGGTAGATCGTCGGGCCACCAACCGAGCCGTGATCACCGGCACATCCGGCCTTCATGTGGTCAAGCGTCCCGTGGAGCAGGCAAACATCATTATGGGTTGCCCCACTATCGTGGCAACGGATGATCGCCGATTCGTCATGAGCGTGCTCAATGCCGTGCTCGGTGGGGGAATGTCCTCCAGGCTTTTCCAGGAGATCCGCGAGAAGCGCGGCCTGGTCTACTCCACCTACTCTTTCACCGCCGCGTACGCCGATGCCGGCTATTTCGGCATGTATGCAGGGTGCACGCCGTCAAAAGTGCGCCAAGTGCTCGATCTTCTTGGTGTTGAGTTGGACAAGCTCGCCAAGGAGGGCATCACAGAGGAGGAACTCCGGAAGGCCGTGGGACAACTCAGCGGCGGCATTGTCCTCGCCCTCGAGGACACGGGCTCACGTATGTCCCGACTCGGCCGGGCGGAACTCGTGTCCGGGGAGTTCCAGGACATTGACGAGACACTGGCCCGGATCAAGGCAGTCACTGTGGACGAAGTCCAGGAGCTCGCCCGGGAACTTGCCGCAGCTCCCCGCACCATCACCGTCGTCGGGCCGTTTGAAGAAAGCGAGACCTTCGGTCTTTAGGACCCAGCGCGTTCAGCTGGTCCTCCATCTCTGGACTCCCGCACTGTAAACAGGGCAGCATGATCACACGATCATGCTGCCCTGCTCACATTGGAGTCGTGATGGATGTGCCCTCAAAAGGACATGCCGCAGAACTGCTAAGGGACTTTATTGGACACTGGCGGGGGATCACCGAGATAGCACAGTCTCCATGGGGCGCAGCGCGGACCGCAGAGGCCGAAGCCGTTTTCACGCAAGCTGCGGGGGGCTACGCCGTTGTGCAGAGCTACCGACACCGTGAGCCGGATGGAACGCATTTCGAAGGGCACGGGATGTTCACAGTGGATCCGGCCCATGGGGATACGCTCTGGTATTACGTGGACAGCATGGGCCGGCCACCAAGTGCCCCGGTGCGCGGTACATGGCATGCGGGGACGCTGACGGTGGACCGGCGAACGCCGGAGGGCGTAGCCCGGCACGCGTTCCGTGTTGAAGATGGCGTCCTGGTGCACACCGCGGAACTGCGGCTTGAGGGCACGGCCGAGTTCACTCCTTTGCTCAAGAGCGTGTTCCGGAAAACCTGACGGCTTATGAATCCGGGTTTGTTGCCTCTGCCCTTAGCCGCCTGCGAACGGAGGAAGGACGTCGATAACATCCTCGGCGCCCAGAGGAGCAGAAGGGTCTCGAACCGCTACCTCATTCCTAAGGAAGCTGCTGCGGGCCACGATGCGGGCAAGCGTTGGTGTCCCCTCCGGAGGCAAAGGACGTTCGACGGCGAGGGCAGCTTCCAGCAAGGCCTCGAGGCTGGATCCTTCCGGGAGTGGATGGATTTCCTCTTCGACACCTGCAGCGGCGCGTGCGGCAGCGAAGTAACGTACAAGCAAGGGTTCAGCCTCCGATTGCGCTCATGCTGCGGTCCGGCTGCACGAAGTCCGGTGCGCCGAGGCCAGTGTGGTCCATGCCGTGGGCTTTGGGTTTGACCCACATGGCGTCCTGCCAACGTTGGGCAAGCTCCTCATCCGTTGCGCCTTCCCGAAGCAGTCCGAGGAGATCGAACTCCTCACGGGAGAACAGGCAGCTCATGATCTTGCCTTCAGCCGTAATCCGGGTGCGGCGGCAGTCTGAACAGAACGGTTCGGTGACCGATGCGATGATCCCGACTGTACCGAGGACCGCCCCTTCAGCTTCACCCGTTGCCTGGTTCCGGCGTCGTACTTCAAATCGTTCGGCAGGGGCGCCGTCGCGTTCCCGCGGGTCCGGACCGAGGACAAAGTCCTTTGACAGCAAATCCCGGATTTCAGCCGCAGTGATCATGTTGCGCCGGGTCCACCCGTGGTCGGCATCCAGCGGCATCTGTTCGATGAAGCGAAGTTCGTAGCCACGGTCCAAGGCCCAGGCGAGGAGGTCAGGAGACTCGGCATCGTTGATGCCCCTCATCAGCACGGCATTCAACTTGACCGGACCAAGACCGGCAGCCCATGCGGCGTCCACGCCGGCGAGGACACGGTCCAGGAAAGGCCGGCGCGTGAGCTTGGTGAAGGTTTCCTCGTGGAGCGAATCCAGGGAGACGTTGATCCGGGTGAGTCCTGCGGCTTTGAGGGCGGCCGCTTTCTTGTCCAGGCCCACGCCATTGGTGGTCATCGAAATGGGAAGGTCAGGGTGCTCGTTCCGGATGCCTGCAATGACGTCAACCAGATCAGCCCGGACCAACGGCTCACCGCCAGTGAGGCGCAGTTCCCGCACGCCCAGGGCGCCAACGCCTACACGCACAATGCGAATGATTTCGTCTTTGGTCATCACCGCCTGCTTGGAGAGCCATTCCAACCCTTCCGCAGGCATGCAGTACGTACACCGCAGATTGCACTTGTCTGTCAGGGAAAGGCGCATATCAGTCGCGCGGCGTCCATAGCGGTCCCACAAACCGGTGGGCGTGCCAGCTGGACGCGGCGGCGGAACCGGGCCGCCTGCAGCGCTGCCCAAAGGAGGCACAGGCATGCCAAGCTGAACACTCATGAATTCAGGCTACGCCACCGTGGGCTGAACAGTGATACCGGCTACATTTCGTTTCACTCAGCGGACATTGGTTCGGCTGATCCTGAAAAGGCCGCGGCCATGTCCGGTGCCCTCGGCAGTTCTTACGGAATGCGGACATTCACCCGGAAGTGACCCCTATCCGATGCCGGGCAGCTTCGGCGTACCTATGCTGAAAGCGTGAGCATGCAATCGGCATCAACAGCGGCAGAGCCCGGCAATCGCCGCATCCTTCTCGTCGAAGACGAGCAGACCATCGCTGATGTCGTCCGCGACTATCTCCTGCAAGCCGGGTTCCAGGTTGACGTGGCCGGGGATGGGTTCTCGGCGCTCAGGCTCGCAGCAACCCGACAGCCGGACCTTGTGATTCTGGACCGCATGTTGCCCGGGCTGGACGGTGTGGAAGTGTGTCGCCGGCTCCGCCAGAGCATGAGCGTGCCGGTCATCATGGTTACGGCACTGGGAACCGAAGATGACCGCATCCTTGGTTTGGAGATGGGCGCGGACGATTACGTCACCAAGCCGTTCTCGCCGCGGGAGCTTGTCCTTCGCGT
Coding sequences:
- a CDS encoding bifunctional riboflavin kinase/FAD synthetase, coding for MVHIWNDPTEVPRDFGPTVVTIGNFDGVHRGHQHVLAQLTNTARRHHIPSVAVTFDPHPAQVHRPESAPELIMGLQDKLDALGETGVDAVLVMKYTLDLASMTPIEFVRQILLQSLHAAHVVVGHDLRFGAGNVGDVVTMQELGEQLGFGVQVVNEYGAGGFPVHEDGDADRRCSSTWVREALSEGDVVTAAAVLGRPHRMRGEVVHGAARGRNLGFPTANLSHDSTGYVPADGIYAGWLIDQSGTRWPAAISVGSNPTFDGVSRQVEAHVIDRPEENVEDFDLYGQTVAVEFTQRLRGMVAYRGPEALVEQMCLDVAQAHELLTRR
- the rpsO gene encoding 30S ribosomal protein S15, whose amino-acid sequence is MALDAAVKQSIIKEYATSEGDTGSPEVQVAVLTQRIKDLTEHMKEHKHDFHTQRGLLAMVGRRKRMLSYLKNTDIARYRSLIERLGLRR
- a CDS encoding polyribonucleotide nucleotidyltransferase; translation: MEGPEIQFSEAIIDNGRFGKRVIRFETGRLAKQAAGASMVYIDEDTALLSATTAGKQPREGFDFFPLTVDVEERMYAAGRIPGSFFRREGRPSTEAILACRLMDRPLRPAFVKGLRNEVQIVVTVLAINPDELYDVVAINASSMSTQLSGLPFSGPIGGVRVALIADEQGSQWVAFPKHSQLENAVFNMVVAGRIAGDDVAIMMVEAEATDNSWNLIKEQGATAPTEEVVSEGLEAAKPFIKALCEAQADLAARAAKPTVEFPVFLDYQDDVYAAVEAAAADKLAAVFQIADKQDRDNASDELKDEVLGSLAGQFEGREKELSAAFRSVTKHVVRQRILKDQVRIDGRGLTDIRQLTAEVEVLPRVHGSAIFERGETQIMGVTTLNMLKMEQQIDSLSPVTRKRYMHNYNFPPYSTGETGRVGSPKRREIGHGALAERALVPVLPTREEFPYAIRQVSEALGSNGSTSMGSVCASTLSMLNAGVPLKAAVAGIAMGLVSDQVDGQTRYAALTDILGAEDAFGDMDFKVAGTSEFVTAIQLDTKLDGIPASVLAAALKQAREARLHILEVINAAIDTPDELSEFAPRVIAVKIPVDKIGEVIGPKGKMINQIQEDTGADISIEDDGTVYIGATNGPSADAARSAINAIANPQVPEIGERYLGTVVKTTTFGAFVSLTPGKDGLLHISELRKLANGKRVDNVDDVVSVGQKVQVEITKIDDRGKLSLSPVVAEEEGAASEEAAEEAEVSAE
- a CDS encoding pitrilysin family protein, with the translated sequence MTVVPLPLEQTLPGGDLIHGAEGGSVVRRSVLPGGVRVLTEAMPGQRSATIGFWVAVGSRDEADGQHGSTHFLEHLLFKGTKRRTALEIASAFDEVGGESNAATAKESTCYFARVLDSDLPMAIDVIADMITGAVLDPAELEQERDVILEEIAMDSDDPTDVAHEKFVAAVLGSHPLARPIGGTPDAIKAVARDSVWEHYQRYYRPEELVITAAGGLDHDVVCDLVQKALEAAGWHLDPEAAPVDRRATNRAVITGTSGLHVVKRPVEQANIIMGCPTIVATDDRRFVMSVLNAVLGGGMSSRLFQEIREKRGLVYSTYSFTAAYADAGYFGMYAGCTPSKVRQVLDLLGVELDKLAKEGITEEELRKAVGQLSGGIVLALEDTGSRMSRLGRAELVSGEFQDIDETLARIKAVTVDEVQELARELAAAPRTITVVGPFEESETFGL
- a CDS encoding DUF1579 family protein produces the protein MDVPSKGHAAELLRDFIGHWRGITEIAQSPWGAARTAEAEAVFTQAAGGYAVVQSYRHREPDGTHFEGHGMFTVDPAHGDTLWYYVDSMGRPPSAPVRGTWHAGTLTVDRRTPEGVARHAFRVEDGVLVHTAELRLEGTAEFTPLLKSVFRKT
- a CDS encoding MoaD/ThiS family protein, with the translated sequence MLVRYFAAARAAAGVEEEIHPLPEGSSLEALLEAALAVERPLPPEGTPTLARIVARSSFLRNEVAVRDPSAPLGAEDVIDVLPPFAGG
- the moaA gene encoding GTP 3',8-cyclase MoaA gives rise to the protein MSVQLGMPVPPLGSAAGGPVPPPRPAGTPTGLWDRYGRRATDMRLSLTDKCNLRCTYCMPAEGLEWLSKQAVMTKDEIIRIVRVGVGALGVRELRLTGGEPLVRADLVDVIAGIRNEHPDLPISMTTNGVGLDKKAAALKAAGLTRINVSLDSLHEETFTKLTRRPFLDRVLAGVDAAWAAGLGPVKLNAVLMRGINDAESPDLLAWALDRGYELRFIEQMPLDADHGWTRRNMITAAEIRDLLSKDFVLGPDPRERDGAPAERFEVRRRNQATGEAEGAVLGTVGIIASVTEPFCSDCRRTRITAEGKIMSCLFSREEFDLLGLLREGATDEELAQRWQDAMWVKPKAHGMDHTGLGAPDFVQPDRSMSAIGG
- a CDS encoding response regulator transcription factor; the encoded protein is MQSASTAAEPGNRRILLVEDEQTIADVVRDYLLQAGFQVDVAGDGFSALRLAATRQPDLVILDRMLPGLDGVEVCRRLRQSMSVPVIMVTALGTEDDRILGLEMGADDYVTKPFSPRELVLRVKSVLRRSVKEFSPEPPVELAGFELDPASRTVTHRGTPLTLTVREFDLLAFMLRRPNQVFSREELIKAVWGWDFGDLSTVTVHVRRLREKIEVNPTKPELLKTVWGVGYRFDAKGDGHGGH